The following are from one region of the Stigmatella ashevillena genome:
- a CDS encoding polysaccharide deacetylase family protein, with protein sequence MASRLACISVDLDSLHHYCRIHGLPETVLDARARGLVYAKAVPRLRELWRAVGVPGTFFAIGEDLADAGASEALRQAHAAGIEVANHSFSHDYALSRRAPESIHEDLVRGEDAILAATGTRPVGFRAPGYTLNAALYAATAARGYRYGSSAFPAAPYYAAKATVMGALALARRPSRSVLDSPRVLLAPREPYRPDPRQPYRRGTGSVLELPMTVTPGARFPFIGTFAATLPMPFIRAAYRACQGSALFNFELHAVDVLDAADGIPVELVRQQRDLQVPAAQKMERLATLFRWLKADADAVTLRVAAERLAPGL encoded by the coding sequence ATGGCCTCCCGGCTCGCGTGCATCTCCGTCGATCTCGATTCACTGCACCACTATTGCCGCATTCACGGGCTGCCCGAGACGGTGCTCGACGCACGGGCCCGGGGCCTGGTGTACGCGAAGGCCGTGCCGCGCTTGCGCGAGCTTTGGCGCGCGGTGGGGGTGCCCGGGACGTTCTTCGCCATCGGGGAGGACCTCGCGGACGCGGGCGCCTCGGAGGCCCTGCGGCAAGCCCATGCCGCGGGCATCGAGGTCGCCAACCACAGTTTCTCGCATGACTACGCCTTGAGCCGCCGGGCCCCCGAGTCCATTCATGAGGACCTGGTCCGCGGAGAGGACGCCATCCTCGCGGCCACGGGCACGCGGCCGGTGGGCTTCCGCGCTCCGGGCTACACGCTGAACGCGGCGCTGTATGCGGCCACGGCGGCGCGGGGTTACCGCTACGGCTCGTCGGCCTTCCCCGCGGCTCCTTATTACGCGGCGAAGGCCACGGTGATGGGCGCCCTCGCGCTGGCCCGGCGCCCCTCGCGCTCGGTGCTGGACAGCCCCCGGGTCCTGCTGGCGCCGCGCGAGCCCTACCGGCCCGACCCCCGGCAGCCCTACCGGAGGGGGACAGGGTCGGTGCTGGAGTTGCCCATGACGGTGACGCCGGGCGCGCGGTTTCCCTTCATTGGAACGTTCGCGGCCACGCTGCCGATGCCCTTCATCCGCGCGGCGTACCGCGCGTGCCAGGGCTCGGCGCTTTTTAACTTCGAGTTGCACGCGGTGGACGTCCTGGACGCCGCGGACGGCATTCCCGTGGAGCTGGTCCGCCAGCAGCGGGACTTGCAAGTGCCTGCGGCCCAGAAGATGGAGCGGCTTGCCACCCTGTTCCGGTGGCTGAAGGCCGATGCCGACGCCGTCACGCTGCGGGTGGCGGCCGAACGGCTGGCGCCCGGTCTGTAG